The Elgaria multicarinata webbii isolate HBS135686 ecotype San Diego chromosome 4, rElgMul1.1.pri, whole genome shotgun sequence genome contains a region encoding:
- the FBXO28 gene encoding F-box only protein 28, giving the protein MAAVAAAERLLTEGEGGAMDSARLSPPPLPQPRGEAQALEQLPQSNTLVGLPIVAIESILGFLSYDETSQLRLVCKRMDLVCQRMLNQGFLKVERYHNLCQKQVKAQLPRRESERRNHSLARHADILAAVETRLSLLNMTFMKYVDSNLCCFIPGKVIDEIYRVLRYVNSTKAPQRAHEVLQELRDISSMAMEYFDEKIVPILKRKLPGSDVSGRLIAAAPVPGPSAALTTMQLFSKQNPSRQEVTKLQQQIRTNGAGVTVLRREISELRTKVQEQQKQLQDQDQKLLEQTQIIGEQNARLAELERKLREVMESAVGDSSGSAPSEEAPRKRKKAAESIGSLRKSKRLRNNK; this is encoded by the exons ATGGCGGCGGTAGCGGCGGCTGAGCGGCTCCTGACGGAGGGGGAAGGAGGCGCCATGGACTCCGCACGGCTCTCGCCTCCGCCTCTGCCCCAGCCCCGTGGGGAAGCGCAAGCCCTGGAGCAGCTCCCGCAGAGCAACACCCTGGTGGGGCTGCCCATCGTGGCCATCGAGAGCATCCTCGGCTTCCTGTCCTACGACGAGACGAGCCAGCTCCGCCTG GTTTGTAAGCGAATGGACTTGGTCTGCCAGAGAATGCTGAATCAGGGATTTCTCAAAGTGGAAAGATACCATAACTTGTGCCAGAAACAGGTTAAAGCACAGCTTCCAAG acggGAATCAGAAAGGAGAAATCACTCACTAGCTCGCCACGCAGATATTCTTGCTGCTGTAGAAACAAGGCTGTCGCTGCTAAATATGACGTTTATGAAGTATGTGGATTCTAACCTCTGCTGCTTCATTCCGGGAAAG GTAATTGATGAAATTTATCGTGTGTTAAGGTATGTAAACTCTACCAAAGCTCCTCAGAGAGCCCATGAAGTCCTTCAGGAGTTAAGGGACATTTCTTCTATGGCAATGGAATATTTTGATGAGAAGATTGTTCCAATTCTAAAAAGAAAATTGCCAGGGTCGGATGTATCAGGACGTCTTATAGCAGCAGCTCCAG TTCCAGGTCCTTCAGCAGCCTTAACTACAATGCAGCTCTTCTCCAAACAAAACCCGTCAAGGCAGGAGGTCACCAAGCTCCAGCAGCAAATCAGAACCAACGGCGCAGGCGTGACCGTGCTGAGGCGCGAAATTTCAGAGCTTCGCACCAAAGtgcaagagcagcagaagcagctccAAGACCAAGATCAGAAACTGCTTGAGCAAACCCAGATCATAGGGGAGCAGAATGCCCGACTGGCTGAGCTCGAACGCAAACTGCGAGAGGTGATGGAAAGCGCAGTAGGAGATTCCTCGGGATCCGCTCCGAGCGAGGAGGCTCCTAGGAAACGGAAGAAGGCTGCCGAATCAATAGGTTCGCTTAGGAAGTCGAAACGTCTTCgaaataataaataa